GGTGGATGAGATCTACAACCTGGCCTGTCCGGCCTCCCCCATCCATTACCAGCAGGACCCGGTGCAGACGACCAAGACGTCGGTGCTGGGCGCCATCAACATGCTGGGCCTGGCCAAGCGCCTGCACGCCCGCATCTTCCAGGCCTCCACCTCCGAGGTTTACGGCGACCCGGCGGTGCACCCGCAGGCGGAGGATTACAACGGTAACGTCAACCCCATCGGCCCCCGCGCCTGTTATGACGAGGGCAAGCGCTGTGCCGAGACGCTGTTCTTCGACTATCACCGCCAGCACGGGCTGAACATCCGCGTCGCCCGCATCTTCAACACCTATGGCCCGCACATGTATCCGGACGATGGGCGCGTGGTGTCAAACTTCATTGTCCAGGCGTTGCGCGGCATGCCAATCACCCTTTACGGCGATGGCCGACAGACGCGCAGCTTCTGCTACGTCGATGATCTGATCGAGGGCATCGTGCGCCTGATGGCGGCCGACAACGATTTGACCGGCCCCATCAATCTGGGCAATCCGGCCGAATGCACCATGGTGGAATTGGCGCAGGCGGTCATCAGGAAGACCGGCTCCTCCTCCCGCCTGGTGCACCACCCGTTGCCGGCCGACGACCCGCTGCGCCGCCGGCCCGACATTCGCCAGGCCGGCGCCTTGCTGGGGTGGGAGCCGACGGTCAGCCTAGACCAGGGCCTGGACCGCACCATCGCCTATTTCCGCCAGGCGCTGGCCGCCTGACGTTCTGACGTCAGAACATTTTTCATTCCCTCAATCGCCGGCGCGGCCTCCGGCCGCTGGGCTTCCTCCCTTTCCAGTCCACTTCGTTTCCCAGAAAGGTCCGGGGCCGGCGGTCGCCGGCCTGGAAAAGGGTGGAGAGCGTGCTGCGGATCAATCACCCCGGATGCCCGATGGTGGTCAGGGCCTGGTCCAGTTCCTGGATGGCGCAGACGATGTGGTAGAAGCTGCTGGCGGGTGCCGCTTCCTCCACGAACGTCCCGTCGGGGTTCAGGCGGTCACGCCACAGGCCCTTCACCGGCGTGTCGAAATATTTCATCAGGCCACGCCCGCCGGCTGCCGCCATGGCCCAGTAGCCGTCACCGCGGTCGGCATCCTCACGGGTGGCCAAGGCGGCCAGCACGGCGCATTTGATGCGTTCCGTCTGCGGCCACAGGCGGGCCACCGGGTCGTGCGGCGTCAGGTCGTCCAGCAGGGCGTTCATGGCGACGCCACGCTTGGCATCGACACCGGGGCCCTCACCAATGGCGATCATGCGCCAGGCGGCATCCGATGCCGCCTGGTTGCCGGTCAGTGCCGCCCAGCGCAGCATCAGCCACGACCATTCGAACTGGTGTCCCGGCTCCACGATGCGGCCGGATATGCCGGCCTGGGGCCGCCAGTCGCCGTCGAAGAACTCTTTCAGTCCACCCATGTCGTCGTCGATGAAGCGGGTCAGGGCCAGGTGCACGATCTCCTCCGCCAAGTCGCGCCAATTGCCATCGCCGCCCTGCTCCATCCAGGCCAAGGATGCCTCCAGCATGTGCATGTGCGGGTTGGACAGCAGCGGCAGGGTGCGGGGGTGGCTTTCCTCAAACCCGCCTTGGGCGTGGTGCAGCGTGTCCAGCAACCGCTGGCGCAAGGCCACGGCCATTTCCTCCGGCACCCTGTTCTCCGGCGTGGCACTTTGCGCGGCGGCCAGCGCGAACAGGGCGAAGGCCTGGTCGTACAGCACCACGGTATCATCCAGGCAGGTACCGTCCGGCGCCACCTTGGTGCGGAACAGCCCGTCCGGCCGGCGATAGTGGTTCAGGAAAAAGGTCAGGCCGTGCTCCGCCGCCTCACGCACCGGGCCGTTCCAGCCGGACTTGGCGGCGACGGAATATGAGTAGACCTGGCGGGCCTGCACCCGCGCCCGGCGGGCATCGTTGGTGGGCTTGCCGTTCAGGTCCAGCTTCTCATGAAAGCCGCCGTTCACCCGGTCGGCCCCCGCCCGCCACCACAGCGGATAGGCATGCTCCACCAGCCAGGCCTTCAACTGGCCGCGCACGGCCGCGGCATCCGCCACGGCACCCGTGGGGCTGGAGTTCGGGGTGGGGGATGAAAGGACAGCCGCGTGCATCATCATTCGCCTTCCGGTACAGCGTTCGGGGAACATGCCGAAGACGATAGAAGTCGGCGCCCGGGGCGGCCAGGGGCAAGGCGGTAATAAATCGGTGACCGGCGGGGGGATCAGGGGGCATCACCGAATTCGATAATCGCGAGCAGCTGGCGCAGATCTTCTTCTACGATGGCGGCGCGGAGCACTGCTGCGCGATCCAAACGCTCCGCCAGCCGAGCAGCTGCCATTCCCTTTTCATATCGCGGCCATCGTTTGCTCAGTTCTGCTTCGGCTAGCGCGGAAGTGGTCGGATGCAGATGGCCACAATTTACAAGGTGACGTAGCAAGAACGCTTCATGGCAGGGTAATTGCCAGATCAAATGCAGGCCGAGACGACTAGCCAGAGCCCGGGCATCTTCGCGTCGTTGCAAATGCACATCTCTACGGTCTGCATCTAGCATGATAACAGAAGCCGCGAATGGTGTAGCTCGGGTCGCTCGCTGTCGAATTTGCCGTTCCGCTGTCTGGATAATGGCGAGTGGATCACCCCCGCCGAGCAAAACGATTTCAAGATGTATCCGTCGATGCCGTTCCTCCAACAAACGGCTGAGCAGCGCAGCATACCCTTGTTCGCTTTCGCCTTCACATCCTAAGAAGATGCGGCGACGTTGAGGCATGAAAGGGCAGCGTGGGCGTATCATCCGATTTGCGGAATCGCGCCGTAAATACCAGCCATGTACTTCTTATAATAATTATCTGCCCGACGAACTCCCTGAATGTCACGCAGGCCATAGATTCGCGTACGTCCGCCACTATCTTTATCACAAAAGAAAACTTCCTCTTTAGAAAGTGATTCTAGAAGGGAAACACTGTGACAGCTTATCCATAATTGAGCGTTATGGGGATTGCGCTTCCGATCTCGGAACCATTGCAGTATCTCAGACAACATTTGCGGATGAATGGCGCCGTCCAACTCGTCTAGAACGGCAACCCCCCCCGTTTCAAGGGCTTGAAGTATGTATGGAAAAATCTTTAAGAATTGACGCGTTCCGTGACTTTCTAAAGTAAGATGTACGGGGCTTGATAGGCCTTCATGTTCAAAAATGGCATGAAGGCCCTGTGCATCAGGCAGGAATTTCATTGCCCGAATTCCAAGATCGACACGCTGAACTTCGCGATTGAAAGCTTCAAGCCAAGAAGGGTTATTCACATACAGTTGAATAACCTGTTCATCGCGAACATCTTCTTTTTGAACAAGAATATTGCTGCACAGCTTCGCTGCTGCATCGCGAAATATGGTGGCACCAGGGTGTTTAAGC
The sequence above is drawn from the Azospirillaceae bacterium genome and encodes:
- a CDS encoding SDR family oxidoreductase, encoding MKRLYRRVLVTGGAGFLGSHLCRRLVDDGCDVLCVDNFHTGNKENLGTLMGHSRFELMRHDVTFPLHVEVDEIYNLACPASPIHYQQDPVQTTKTSVLGAINMLGLAKRLHARIFQASTSEVYGDPAVHPQAEDYNGNVNPIGPRACYDEGKRCAETLFFDYHRQHGLNIRVARIFNTYGPHMYPDDGRVVSNFIVQALRGMPITLYGDGRQTRSFCYVDDLIEGIVRLMAADNDLTGPINLGNPAECTMVELAQAVIRKTGSSSRLVHHPLPADDPLRRRPDIRQAGALLGWEPTVSLDQGLDRTIAYFRQALAA
- a CDS encoding AGE family epimerase/isomerase is translated as MMMHAAVLSSPTPNSSPTGAVADAAAVRGQLKAWLVEHAYPLWWRAGADRVNGGFHEKLDLNGKPTNDARRARVQARQVYSYSVAAKSGWNGPVREAAEHGLTFFLNHYRRPDGLFRTKVAPDGTCLDDTVVLYDQAFALFALAAAQSATPENRVPEEMAVALRQRLLDTLHHAQGGFEESHPRTLPLLSNPHMHMLEASLAWMEQGGDGNWRDLAEEIVHLALTRFIDDDMGGLKEFFDGDWRPQAGISGRIVEPGHQFEWSWLMLRWAALTGNQAASDAAWRMIAIGEGPGVDAKRGVAMNALLDDLTPHDPVARLWPQTERIKCAVLAALATREDADRGDGYWAMAAAGGRGLMKYFDTPVKGLWRDRLNPDGTFVEEAAPASSFYHIVCAIQELDQALTTIGHPG
- a CDS encoding RloB domain-containing protein, with translation MPQRRRIFLGCEGESEQGYAALLSRLLEERHRRIHLEIVLLGGGDPLAIIQTAERQIRQRATRATPFAASVIMLDADRRDVHLQRREDARALASRLGLHLIWQLPCHEAFLLRHLVNCGHLHPTTSALAEAELSKRWPRYEKGMAAARLAERLDRAAVLRAAIVEEDLRQLLAIIEFGDAP
- a CDS encoding AAA family ATPase — translated: MLHRLEIENFYSILESQVIDLRVANHAPDAPERFVPIWRNSTEKAPKIVAFFGPNASGKSNVLRALTFISFFVQHSFSVPAGNPLPFQRFNNTQGLARPTRLTAYMAGLEDLTRAEDATAPQCRYVYEVVIGGQGNHTVLHESLHYWPSTAARKVRVFERDAEGKVEAARMFDLSRFRVTLEAILRPNASVISTLAQLKHPGATIFRDAAAKLCSNILVQKEDVRDEQVIQLYVNNPSWLEAFNREVQRVDLGIRAMKFLPDAQGLHAIFEHEGLSSPVHLTLESHGTRQFLKIFPYILQALETGGVAVLDELDGAIHPQMLSEILQWFRDRKRNPHNAQLWISCHSVSLLESLSKEEVFFCDKDSGGRTRIYGLRDIQGVRRADNYYKKYMAGIYGAIPQIG